In Chaetodon trifascialis isolate fChaTrf1 chromosome 2, fChaTrf1.hap1, whole genome shotgun sequence, one DNA window encodes the following:
- the nanos3 gene encoding nanos homolog 3, with translation MVWGLCHHVPHFMESDSNGFQPWRDYIGLSDTIREILGGNTATEFPLAASKAPQSDSDELCKALMSLRINAVCQSGDLGAGCAPDVPGGSTLPWRMAHQRPPDGLWYKSDSFPADTPNTVDVKLVPRPAGGRWPKERKKPTRYKPLDPSSERMFCSFCKHNGESELVFGSHCLKNQAGEVLCPYLRQYVCPLCGATGPRAHTKRFCPKVDLAYSSVYTKSRR, from the coding sequence ATGGTTTGGGGACTCTGTCATCACGTGCCACATTTCATGGAGTCGGACAGCAACGGTTTCCAGCCCTGGAGGGACTACATAGGATTGTCTGACACAATCCGAGAGATCCTGGGTGGGAACACCGCCACTGAGTTCCCACTGGCCGCCTCCAAGGCGCCGCAATCGGATTCGGATGAGCTGTGCAAGGCCCTGATGTCTTTACGCATTAACGCAGTGTGTCAGAGTGGTGACCTTGGCGCAGGATGCGCACCAGATGTACCAGGTGGATCCACACTGCCTTGGCGTATGGCTCATCAGCGTCCACCTGATGGTTTGTGGTACAAGTCAGACTCCTTCCCTGCTGATACACCAAACACGGTGGATGTGAAGCTGGTACCAAGACCGGCGGGCGGCCGGTGGCCAAAAGAGCGCAAGAAGCCCACTCGTTATAAACCACTGGATCCGTCTTCTGAGCGCATGTTCTGCAGCTTCTGCAAGCACAACGGGGAGTCCGAGCTGGTGTTCGGATCCCACTGTCTGAAGAACCAGGCCGGAGAAGTTTTGTGTCCCTATCTGCGGCAGTACGTGTGTCCTCTGTGCGGGGCCACGGGGCCCAGAGCTCACACCAAGCGCTTCTGTCCGAAAGTGGATCTGGCCTACAGCTCAGTGTACACCAAGTCCAGGCGCTGA
- the LOC139337278 gene encoding afadin- and alpha-actinin-binding protein yields the protein MASRFGQRRGGRHPKRSADSCRLRDPSPLYEPSDSASWWTDREEHREQRQSLREQLKETDEHVARLQDMLKCEQAKSTRLQLRSNQQEAELRRREQHSNRLKERLSQLTDRHGDKGPSIEVLNFPPGGKGKREQPIKSFRSTAKREEGTLHLMLERREAELRETTKLRHSLTTLLHALRVDMEHTLSDVVDVQHEDQTEDKRLDQAEMVLGDHVTGGVVQGWRQVQRRVVDILAKGHIGAGTDHDKLLAQLETDLKESQQLVRLQQQLLQDSLASPVLSELADSYFLEEWERLQMRWAELDHQKRTFERERQSFTDAAIRLSHERQEFEQQKASLLKQQYLCDSPLFRKGAPSNNTTDSTALNFSGLGPTSVSGCLPITPSSTKSGTAAVCGFHQGRVRVETPSTPDLYSALNLSYNCRTNEVDHQSETWDSQADGMMRSPQAPHFDNDFDDRW from the exons ATGGCATCCAGGTTTGGTCAGAGGAGAGGTGGAAGACACCCAAAGCGCTCAG CAGACTCCTGTCGGCTGAGGGATCCCAGCCCTCTGTATGAGCCCTCTGACAGcgcctcctggtggactgacagGGAGGAGCACAGAGAGCAAAGACAATCTCTCAGG GAGCAACTAAAAGAGACGGATGAGCATGTGGCGAGGCTTCAGGACATGCTGAAATGTGAACAGGCCAAA AGCACTCGTCTGCAGCTGCGGAGTAaccagcaggaggcagagctcAGGCGTCGAGAGCAGCACAGCAACCGACTGAAGGAGCGACTgtcacagctgactgacagacacgGTGACAAAGGACCCT CCATAGAGGTGTTGAACTTTCCGCCTGGAGGTAAAGGCAAGAGagagcagccaatcaaatcatTCAGGTCTACCGCAAA ACGAGAAGAGGGAACTCTGCATCTGATGCTGGAGCGCAGAGAAGCGGAGCTCAGAGAGACAACGAAGCTGCGCCACAGCCTCACCACCTTACTTCATGCGCTCAGAGTCGACATGGAGCAT ACCCTGTCTGATGTGGTGGATGTTCAACATGAAGACCAGACTGAAGACAAAAGGCTGGATCAAGCTGAGATGGTGCTTGGTGACCATGTAACAGGAGGTGTGGTTCAGGGTTGGAGGCAGGTGCAGAGAAGAGTGGTTGACATCCTTGCCAAAG GCCACATTGGTGCTGGTACCGACCATGACAAGCTCCTGGCTCAGCTCGAAACTGACCTGAAAGAGAGTCAGCAACTCGTCAGATTACAACAGCAACTGCTGCAG GACAGCCTTGCTTCACCTGTCCTGTCTGAACTAGCTGATTCCTACTTTCTGGAAGAGTGGGAACGACTTCAGATGCGCTGGGCAGAGCTCGATCATCAGAAGAGGACTtttgagagggagaggcagtCCTTCACCGATGCTGCCATTCGACTAAGCCATGAG CGTCAGGAGTTTGAGCAACAGAAGGCCTCTCTCCTGAAGCAGCAGTATCTGTGTGACTCACCTCTGTTTCGTAAGGGAGCACCGAGCAACAACACGACAGACAGCACTGCCCTCA ACTTCTCAGGTTTGGGGCCCACCAGCGTATCGGGCTGCCTTCCCATTACTCCATCTTCCACCAAGTCAgggacagctgctgtttgtggatttcatcAGGGAAGAGTCAGAGTTGAAACTCCCAGCACTCCTGATCTCTACTCTGCCCTCAATCTGTCATACAACTGCAG aaCCAATGAGGTTGATCACCAGTCGGAGACATGGGACAGCCAAGCAGATGGGATGATGCGCTCCCCACAGGCTCCACACTTTGACAATGATTTTGACGATAGGtggtga
- the LOC139346816 gene encoding guanine nucleotide-binding protein G(I)/G(S)/G(O) subunit gamma-10 — MSNNNASNNLVIAQRAVKQLRLEASIRRIKVSQAAAELRNFCLQNASKDPLLVGVPSSDNPFRPPKSCSLF, encoded by the exons ATGTCCAACAACAATGCCAGCAATAACTTAGTTATCGCTCAGAGGGCCGTGAAGCAGCTCCGGCTAGAGGCCAGTATCAGGAGGATCAAG GTGTCCCAGGCCGCTGCTGAGCTGAGGAACTTCTGTCTGCAAAATGCCTCCAAGGACCCTCTCCTGGTGGGGGTCCCTTCCAGTGATAATCCCTTCAGACCCCCCAAGTCCTGCTCCCTGTTCTGA